One Streptomyces sp. L2 genomic window carries:
- a CDS encoding glycosyltransferase codes for MLTSVFIAAVSLALFWMAAFTLWWQMHAWRTPEVLASTRFGRPDGAEHLSFSLLLPARHEQAVLDHTIQRLLQSTHTDFEIIVIVGHDDPETTAVAEQAAAQDPRVRVVVDTHEKKNKPKAMNTALPHCRGDVVGVFDAEDQVHPELLAHVDHAFRTTDADVVQGGVQLINFHSSWYSLRNCLEYFFWFRSRLHLHAQKGFIPLGGNTVFVRTGVLREADGWDPDCLAEDCDLGVRLSSVGKRVVVAYDSDMVTREETPGSLMALLKQRTRWNQGFLQVYRKKDWTQLPAARQRLLARYTLMTPFLQAFSGVVIPLNAAVALFLDVPVGVAFLTFLPLVTAAVTFVFELVGLHDFGRQYGLKVRFVHYVKLIVGGPFYQVLLAGAAIRAVWREQRGRNEWELTSHVGAHLTAAEPLREDVSA; via the coding sequence TTGCTGACGTCTGTCTTCATCGCTGCCGTTTCGCTGGCGCTGTTCTGGATGGCCGCCTTCACCCTGTGGTGGCAGATGCACGCGTGGCGCACGCCCGAAGTGCTCGCCTCCACCCGGTTCGGCAGACCCGACGGGGCCGAACACCTGTCGTTCTCTCTGCTCCTGCCCGCCCGGCACGAGCAGGCCGTGCTCGACCACACCATCCAGCGGCTGCTGCAGTCCACACACACCGACTTCGAGATCATCGTGATCGTGGGGCACGACGACCCCGAGACGACCGCGGTCGCCGAACAGGCCGCCGCACAGGACCCGCGGGTCCGGGTCGTCGTCGACACCCACGAGAAGAAGAACAAGCCGAAGGCCATGAACACGGCGCTGCCGCACTGCCGCGGCGACGTCGTCGGGGTCTTCGACGCCGAGGACCAGGTCCATCCCGAGCTGCTCGCGCACGTCGACCACGCGTTCCGGACGACGGACGCGGACGTCGTGCAGGGCGGGGTGCAGCTCATCAACTTCCACTCCAGCTGGTACAGCCTGCGCAACTGCCTGGAGTACTTCTTCTGGTTCCGCTCCCGGCTGCACCTGCACGCGCAGAAGGGGTTCATCCCGCTCGGCGGGAACACCGTGTTCGTCCGCACCGGTGTGCTCAGGGAGGCGGACGGCTGGGACCCGGACTGCCTGGCCGAGGACTGCGACCTGGGCGTGCGCCTGTCCAGCGTCGGCAAGAGGGTCGTCGTCGCCTACGACTCCGACATGGTCACCCGCGAGGAGACGCCCGGCTCGCTCATGGCCCTGCTCAAGCAGCGCACCCGCTGGAACCAGGGCTTCCTCCAGGTCTACCGGAAGAAGGACTGGACCCAGCTCCCGGCGGCACGGCAGCGTCTTCTCGCCCGGTACACGCTGATGACGCCGTTCCTGCAGGCCTTCTCCGGGGTGGTCATCCCGCTCAACGCGGCCGTCGCGCTGTTCCTGGACGTGCCCGTCGGGGTCGCGTTCCTGACCTTCCTGCCGCTGGTCACCGCCGCCGTCACGTTCGTCTTCGAGCTGGTCGGACTGCACGACTTCGGCCGGCAGTACGGCCTGAAGGTCCGCTTCGTCCACTACGTCAAGCTCATCGTCGGCGGCCCCTTCTACCAGGTCCTCCTCGCCGGGGCCGCGATCCGCGCCGTATGGCGTGAGCAACGCGGCCGTAACGAATGGGAGTTGACCAGCCACGTCGGCGCGCACCTCACCGCGGCCGAGCCCCTCCGAGAGGAC
- a CDS encoding DUF397 domain-containing protein translates to MSAALPEFDFVKTAACRDPKATNVPGIVALRDSVRPDIVITYTAAEWADLTAAIKGGEYDLSA, encoded by the coding sequence GTGTCCGCTGCACTGCCCGAGTTCGACTTCGTCAAGACGGCCGCGTGCCGTGACCCGAAGGCGACCAACGTTCCCGGCATCGTCGCCTTGCGCGACAGCGTCCGGCCGGACATCGTCATCACGTACACGGCCGCCGAGTGGGCCGATCTGACGGCCGCCATCAAGGGCGGAGAGTACGACCTGAGCGCCTGA
- a CDS encoding helix-turn-helix transcriptional regulator, whose amino-acid sequence MPQSASSSVQQARQLLSDRLRELVKDAGLDGKDLAALCGWHPSKVSRISTAKTQPSEDDIRVWCRACGAEGQTEDLIASLRAVEGMWVSWRRMERAGLRQAQASVRPLFERTRWFRAYSSWLVPGLIQTYGYTEAVLRAVQRRRVPVDDVADAVAVRMERQRVLTEGQRRFAFLVEESVLRNGYGDVDTQAEQLERLRSLTEGELPHVTLGVVPARLERQRMPVEGFWIYDKAQVNVELVSGYLTITQPSEVKAYADTFAALADMAVYGDKARALLAKARDSLV is encoded by the coding sequence ATGCCCCAATCAGCATCATCTAGCGTCCAGCAGGCCCGGCAACTCCTTTCCGACCGCCTACGGGAGTTGGTCAAGGACGCCGGGCTTGATGGCAAGGATCTTGCCGCGCTGTGCGGCTGGCATCCGTCCAAGGTGTCTCGGATCTCGACAGCGAAGACGCAGCCCAGCGAGGACGATATTCGGGTGTGGTGTCGGGCGTGCGGAGCGGAGGGCCAGACAGAGGACCTGATCGCCTCTCTCCGGGCCGTTGAGGGCATGTGGGTGTCCTGGCGTCGAATGGAGCGCGCGGGGCTGCGACAGGCACAGGCATCCGTTCGGCCCCTGTTCGAGCGCACCCGCTGGTTTCGGGCCTACTCCTCTTGGCTTGTGCCCGGCCTGATTCAGACGTACGGATACACCGAGGCCGTGTTGCGCGCTGTCCAGCGGCGTCGGGTGCCGGTCGATGACGTGGCCGACGCGGTAGCCGTCCGCATGGAACGCCAGCGGGTACTCACCGAGGGGCAACGCCGGTTCGCGTTCCTGGTTGAAGAGTCCGTGTTGAGGAACGGCTACGGCGACGTCGACACACAAGCGGAGCAGCTAGAGCGCCTGCGCTCCCTCACCGAAGGAGAGTTGCCGCACGTCACCTTGGGTGTGGTACCCGCGCGGCTTGAGCGGCAGCGCATGCCCGTTGAGGGGTTCTGGATCTACGACAAGGCGCAAGTGAACGTTGAGCTTGTGTCCGGCTACCTCACGATCACGCAGCCCAGCGAGGTGAAGGCGTACGCCGACACGTTCGCCGCACTGGCCGATATGGCGGTCTACGGAGACAAGGCCCGTGCGCTGCTGGCCAAGGCGCGTGACTCCCTCGTGTAA
- a CDS encoding thioredoxin domain-containing protein — MPNRLAQATSPYLLQHADNPVDWWPWEAGAFEEARRRNVPVFLSVGYSACHWCHVMAHESFEDDDTAAYMNEHFVSVKVDREERPDVDAVYMEAVQAATGQGGWPMSVFMTPDGEPFYFGTYFPPEPRHGMPSFREVLEGVHSAWTSRRDEVGEVAAKITKDLAGRERSIESAGVPTDETQALALLQLTRDIDTASGWFKGDTKFPPSMVVEFLLRHHARAGSVAALEMAEGLCGAMARSSLYDQVGGGFHRYVLTPRPHGPLVPHFEKMLYDNALLCRVYAHLWRATGSDFARRVALETADFMVRELRTSEGGFASALDADSDDGSGRHVEGAYYVWTPERLREVLGEEDAELAARYFGVTQEGTFEEGQSVLQLPQDGPVLDAAKAASIRERLLAERAERPAPGRDDKVVAAWNGLAVAALAETGAYFDRPDLVGAAVAAADLLVRLHLDEHAHLARTSRDGRAGANAGVLEDYADVAEGFLALASVTGEGVWLDFAGLLVDHVLARFTDPDTGSLYDTASDAERLIRRPQDPTDNAAPSGWSAAAGALLSYAAHTGSEPHRAAAERALGVVKALGPRVPRFIGWGLAVAEALLDGPREIAVVGPAAKEEDAGGYRGPSLPADDRTTALHRTALLGTAPGAVVAVGASGSDEFPLLEGRPLVAGGAAAYVCRHFTCDAPTTDPEQLRAALNSPGNGG, encoded by the coding sequence ATGCCCAACCGACTCGCGCAGGCCACGTCCCCGTACCTCCTCCAGCACGCGGACAACCCCGTTGACTGGTGGCCATGGGAGGCCGGCGCGTTCGAAGAAGCCCGGCGGCGCAACGTCCCCGTGTTCTTGAGCGTCGGCTACAGCGCGTGCCACTGGTGCCACGTCATGGCACATGAGTCCTTCGAGGACGACGACACCGCTGCGTACATGAACGAGCACTTTGTGTCCGTCAAGGTGGACCGTGAAGAGCGGCCGGACGTGGATGCCGTCTACATGGAGGCCGTGCAGGCCGCCACGGGGCAGGGCGGCTGGCCCATGTCCGTCTTCATGACGCCGGACGGGGAGCCGTTCTACTTCGGCACGTACTTCCCGCCGGAGCCCCGCCATGGGATGCCGTCCTTCCGGGAGGTACTCGAAGGTGTCCACAGCGCGTGGACGAGTCGGCGTGACGAGGTGGGTGAAGTCGCCGCGAAGATCACCAAGGACCTTGCCGGGCGGGAGCGGAGTATCGAGTCCGCAGGGGTGCCCACCGACGAGACTCAGGCCCTGGCGCTCCTCCAACTGACTCGGGACATCGACACGGCGAGCGGCTGGTTCAAGGGAGACACCAAGTTCCCGCCGTCGATGGTGGTCGAGTTCCTGTTGCGCCACCATGCGCGTGCCGGTTCCGTGGCGGCGCTGGAGATGGCAGAGGGGCTGTGCGGCGCGATGGCTCGTTCGAGCCTGTACGACCAGGTGGGAGGCGGGTTCCACCGGTACGTACTCACGCCCCGCCCGCATGGACCTTTGGTACCGCACTTCGAGAAGATGTTGTACGACAACGCCCTGCTGTGCCGCGTGTACGCGCACCTGTGGCGGGCCACCGGCTCCGACTTCGCCCGGCGCGTCGCCCTGGAGACCGCCGACTTCATGGTGCGTGAACTGCGCACGAGTGAAGGGGGATTCGCCTCCGCGCTCGACGCCGACAGCGACGACGGCAGCGGGCGGCACGTCGAGGGGGCGTACTACGTGTGGACGCCCGAGCGGCTGCGGGAGGTGCTCGGCGAGGAGGACGCCGAACTCGCCGCGCGGTACTTCGGTGTGACGCAGGAGGGCACCTTCGAGGAGGGGCAGTCCGTTCTGCAGCTCCCGCAGGACGGTCCCGTGCTCGATGCGGCCAAGGCCGCGTCCATCAGGGAGCGGCTGCTGGCGGAGCGCGCCGAGCGGCCCGCGCCCGGCCGGGACGACAAGGTCGTCGCCGCGTGGAACGGGCTCGCCGTCGCGGCGCTCGCCGAGACCGGCGCCTACTTCGACCGCCCCGACCTGGTCGGCGCCGCCGTCGCCGCCGCCGACCTCCTCGTACGGCTGCATCTCGACGAGCACGCCCACCTCGCCCGCACCAGCCGGGACGGCCGCGCCGGTGCCAACGCGGGGGTGCTGGAGGACTACGCCGACGTCGCCGAGGGATTCCTCGCGCTCGCCTCCGTCACCGGCGAGGGCGTCTGGCTGGACTTCGCCGGCCTGCTCGTCGACCATGTGCTGGCCCGCTTCACCGACCCGGACACCGGCTCCCTGTACGACACCGCCTCCGACGCCGAACGGCTCATCCGCCGGCCGCAGGACCCCACCGACAACGCCGCCCCGTCCGGCTGGAGCGCGGCGGCCGGCGCCCTGCTGAGCTACGCCGCGCACACCGGCTCCGAGCCCCACCGGGCCGCCGCCGAACGGGCGTTGGGCGTCGTCAAGGCGCTCGGTCCGCGCGTGCCCCGGTTCATCGGGTGGGGGCTGGCCGTCGCCGAGGCCCTCCTCGACGGGCCCCGCGAGATCGCGGTCGTCGGACCGGCGGCGAAGGAGGAGGACGCCGGTGGGTACCGGGGCCCCAGCCTGCCCGCCGACGACAGGACGACCGCCTTGCACCGCACGGCACTTCTCGGCACTGCCCCGGGCGCGGTCGTCGCCGTGGGGGCCTCGGGGAGCGACGAGTTCCCGTTGCTGGAAGGCCGACCGCTGGTCGCCGGGGGAGCGGCCGCCTACGTCTGCCGGCACTTCACCTGTGACGCCCCGACGACCGACCCGGAGCAGTTGCGTGCCGCGCTCAACAGCCCCGGGAACGGCGGCTGA
- a CDS encoding DUF6879 family protein: MKYPVRDGICKARRSAVHLEMRDSYTPDDPEFARWRAGHRYNGDPAKLPDWWGTWRDLVQGTTARGVVMRRARIVSEPVTDYIRYEHDMTFANVAAGELVRWLPRRRAADIPLPGTDLWMFDGESVLFTYFSGVGEVVDREWRTEPAICRLVSSAFELVWQRATPHEEYKPVQ; encoded by the coding sequence GTGAAGTACCCCGTACGTGACGGGATCTGCAAGGCGCGGCGCTCCGCCGTACACCTGGAGATGCGCGACAGCTACACCCCGGACGATCCGGAGTTCGCCCGTTGGCGCGCTGGCCATCGGTACAACGGTGACCCGGCCAAGCTGCCGGACTGGTGGGGTACGTGGCGTGACCTAGTGCAGGGGACGACAGCGCGCGGAGTCGTCATGCGGCGGGCCCGCATCGTCTCGGAGCCGGTTACGGACTACATCAGGTATGAGCACGACATGACGTTCGCCAACGTCGCAGCGGGTGAGCTGGTCCGCTGGCTGCCCCGGCGTCGTGCCGCTGACATCCCCTTGCCGGGAACTGACCTGTGGATGTTCGACGGCGAGTCCGTGCTATTCACGTACTTCTCTGGCGTCGGGGAAGTTGTTGACCGCGAGTGGCGGACTGAGCCGGCCATCTGCCGACTCGTCTCATCCGCCTTTGAGTTGGTGTGGCAGCGGGCTACACCTCACGAGGAGTACAAGCCGGTTCAGTGA